Proteins encoded by one window of Lycium barbarum isolate Lr01 chromosome 11, ASM1917538v2, whole genome shotgun sequence:
- the LOC132617542 gene encoding glycine-rich protein 5-like: MASKFMILMILGTLMYTTSARKLIGLGVPNSNVPQVTGGLGVPNNNVPQVAGSFGGGGGSGGHAGPDGIDFGAGIGVGGSISVPGVGSIGGGGGGGIGGSIGRDGSVSMGGGGGVGVGGQIGNVGFGGGQGFGGGQSFDGIHHD, translated from the coding sequence ATGGCTTCGAAATTCATGATTTTGATGATTTTGGGAACTTTAATGTACACAACTTCGGCTCGAAAGCTTATCGGATTAGGGGTTCCCAATAGTAATGTTCCACAAGTTACGGGCGGATTAGGGGTTCCCAATAATAATGTTCCACAAGTTGCGGGCTCATTTGGAGGCGGAGGGGGTAGTGGAGGACATGCTGGTCCTGATGGTATAGACTTTGGAGCAGGTATTGGTGTTGGAGGTTCAATAAGTGTACCCGGTGTTGGGTCAATTGGCGGTGGTGGAGGCGGCGGAATAGGTGGAAGTATCGGCAGAGATGGATCGGTCTCTATGGGAGGTGGCGGCGGGGTAGGCGTCGGTGGTCAAATCGGTAATGTAGGCTTTGGGGGTGGCCAAGGTTTTGGTGGCGGCCAAAGTTTTGATGGAATTCATCACGATTAA
- the LOC132617543 gene encoding glycine-rich cell wall structural protein-like, with amino-acid sequence MINSKFSLLFVLDALFCFLGAMQLVSSRVDPKATNFIKPSLMDSRNYMLEEDKSFYHPTACGEGPSVGGGEASGGGSGYGYGEGYGEGIGSDGDGGRDGGYGGGGGGGSGEGMGDGGSGYGSGSGYGYGNGTGTGASAGAGAGGGGGGGSGGGGGGGGGGMDGANGNGCGEEKYNNKKMTSNFMILVILGTLMYTTFARELIGLDFPDNNVPQVTGSFGGGGGSGGHVGPDGIDFGAGIGVGGAVSVPGVGSIGGGGGGGIGGSIGRDGSVSMGGGGGMGIGGQIVSTQYSKAFIFLIVVGLLAHDTSARKLLGDAVATIFEIPAGVNGVGFGQIIGGAGGSSGGGGGGGGGGGGGDFSGGYGSGFGFGFGSGQGSGLGGSGGGGGGGGGGGGGGGGDNGGSGYGFGIGEGFGGGGGI; translated from the exons ATGATCAACTCTAAGTTTTCTCTTCTCTTTGTTCTAGATGCTCTTTTCTGCTTTCTTGGTGCCATGCAGCTTGTATCTTCCCGGGTTGACCCGAAG GCTACAAACTTTATTAAGCCGTCCCTGATGGATTCAAGGAACTACATGCTTGAGGAAGATAAGTCATTTTACCATCCCACTGCTTGTGGTGAAGGCCCTAGTGTGGGTGGGGGTGAAGCGTCAGGAGGAGGTTCTGGTTATGGTTATGGGGAAGGGTATGGTGAAGGCATAGGTAGTGATGGTGATGGTGGTAGAGATGGAGGATATggaggtgggggtggtggaggtaGTGGCGAAGGAATGGGAGATGGTGGTTCTGGTTATGGTAGTGGAAGTGGTTATGGTTATGGGAATGGAACTGGAACTGGAGCGAGTGCAGGAGCAGGTGCAGGAGGAGGTGGTGGAGGCGGCagcggcggcggcggcggcggtggtggtggtggtaTGGATGGAGCTAATGGTAATGGATGTGGTGAAG AGAAGTATAACAATAAAAAAATGacttctaatttcatgattttggTGATTTTGGGAACTTTAATGTACACAACTTTTGCTCGAGAGCTTATCGGGTTAGATTTTCCCGATAATAATGTTCCACAAGTTACAGGCTCATTTGGAGGCGGAGGTGGTAGTGGAGGACATGTTGGTCCAGATGGTATAGACTTTGGAGCAGGTATCGGTGTTGGAGGTGCAGTAAGTGTACCCGGTGTTGGGTCAATTGGCGGTGGTGGAGGCGGCGGAATAGGTGGAAGCATTGGCAGAGATGGATCGGTCTCTATGGGAGGTGGCGGCGGGATGGGCATCGGTGGTCAAATCG TGTCAACACAATATTCAAAGGCGTTCATTTTTCTCATTGTTGTGGGGTTACTTGCACATGACACATCAGCAAGAAAACTCTTGGGAGATGCAGTAGCTACAATCTTTGAGATCCCTGCTGGAGTAAATGGTGTAGGATTTGGTCAAATTATTGGAGGAGCTGGCGGCAGCAGTGGCGGTGGCGGTGGAGGCGGTGGAGGAGGTGGTGGTGGTGATTTTAGTGGCGGATATGGTTCCGGATTTGGATTTGGCTTCGGTAGCGGCCAAGGATCGGGTTTAGGCGGTAGTGGTGGTGGCGGCGGCGGTGGtggaggtggtggtggtggaggcGGCGGAGATAATGGTGGTAGTGGTTATGGATTTGGGATCGGTGAAGGTTTCGGCGGCGGCGGCGGCATCTAA
- the LOC132617525 gene encoding uncharacterized protein LOC132617525, whose protein sequence is MKCICLHSPILLKLPSTKFICQYHKSKPICLLEQQQHYKAKLATCFIIKGKRTLLIAPLKAINSPAASGDLSVLVQTGAVMLFMYWIANFVVPGIVLKDLQDDSTTNDNKADEKDLL, encoded by the exons ATGAAGTGCATTTGCCTTCACTCTCCAATCTTACTGAAACTTCCAAGCACCAAATTCATATGCCAATACCATAAATCAAAGCCAATTTGCCTACTGGAGCAGCAACAGCACTATAAAGCTAAATTAGCTACTTGTTTTATAATTAAGGGAAAAAGGACTCTTTTAATTGCTCCACTTAAGGCTATTAACTCACCTGCTGCTTCCGGAGACCTGTCAGTTTTGGTACAGACAGG TGCAGTAATGCTATTTATGTATTGGATTGCCAACTTTGTGGTGCCGGGGATCGTCTTAAAGGATCTTCAAGATGACAGTACCACCAACGATAACAAGGCTGATGAAAAAGATCTTCTATGA
- the LOC132616975 gene encoding uncharacterized protein LOC132616975 isoform X1 — MRLQNYLILFPPINPSIISLSLNLFFPKKMEASFVSRAKTAFHSAAAKAEKVFTDIKKSDLINDPDLDKPLPATSTSEIITDDKDESNKDGKNSKWRPPPIKAKQDWQERFKNIRIGKRGTESTDKAESPQMAYAIFDENICFTSERELPDSKDSESGSATEESNLRDRDVIPPAAVMKQLAVAVEAGKRCITMKDFLASSRGSSPMERASLSLSAVKSLVLRDKDDKFAGEFGADDKVLALINLLLDAGSCQFLQLCGGISFCEGHFPGRKVDSANASSLPKDIHGAPPESFIVKLADVTGRMKSLRKMALLWCKIAAELRRLWSEGQYIPGIPPDQIPDLNSCLLYQQFQVINRCISRKNRRIAATESLDSVVRLASSNNDVLVDEGTLPATPVLYAKVSTGELILRLGVDRRSDLTMLETGEPIYTPVMQEEPLLTEDLIKETEELVLRTGSLGAGCSQLLSDMQAFKAANPGCILEDFIRWHSPPDWMEYDANDEINETLDANDSLSGRGQLSSRMQKEGNLWRELWETAKPLPAVRQTPLFDEDLAVESILDNLEDISPHELFKQLFISLLGSGFVTAEATLSNNSNLSKLFCDCKEYVIVTCQRSNWVEKIDELCQVYETVETMVLSPDEVIRITFQPEEPTAAPANELKSRFKRLSLIFGNKDKPSPQGQKNQEESPLRQPFSSMFSKKPPKPGSSSPADKPVTPVENDWTIV; from the exons ATGAGACTCCAAAATTATTTGATTTTATTCCCTCCAATAAATCCATCAatcatttctctctctctcaatttATTTTTTCCTAAGAAAATGGAGGCATCATTCGTATCTAGAGCAAAAACTGCCTTCCATTCAGCAGCTGCTAAAGCGGAGAAAGTTTTCACTGATATCAAAAAATCTGATCTCATCAACGATCCAG ATTTGGATAAACCATTGCCGGCGACGTCAACGAGTGAGATTATTACAGACGATAAAGACGAGTCTAATAAG GACGGAAAGAATTCAAAGTGGAGACCTCCACCAATAAAGGCAAAGCAGGACTGGCAGGAGAGGTTTAAGAACATAAGAATAGGCAAAAGAGGAACTGAGAGCACTGATAAAGCTGAAAGTCCACAAATGGCATATGCAATTTTTGATGAAAATATTTGCTTCACGAGTGAGAGAGAATTACCTGATTCAAAG GACTCTGAATCAGGTTCGGCAACGGAAGAGTCAAACCTTCGGGACAGAGATGTCATTCCTCCAGCCGCTGTCATGAAGCAATTAGCTGTAGCTGTTGA GGCTGGAAAGAGGTGTATTACAATGAAAGACTTCCTAGCTTCATCCAGAGGTTCCTCACCCATGGAGAGGGCTAGCTTAAGCTTATCAGCAGTGAAGTCATTAGTGCTACGTGATAAAGATGACAAATTTGCGGGTGAATTTGGTGCAGATGACAAAGTTTTGGCTCTTATCAATTTACTGCTAGATGCAGGTAGCTGCCAGTTTCTTCAATTATGTGGTGGAATATCTTTCTGTG AAGGACATTTTCCTGGAAGGAAGGTAGATTCTGCGAATGCTTCATCTTTGCCTAAGGATATTCATGGTGCTCCTCCTGAGAGTTTTATCGTTAAGCTTGCTGATGTAACTGGACGTATGAAATCACTGCGGAAAATGGCATTATTATGGTGCAAAATTGCTGCAGAA TTGAGGAGGCTGTGGTCTGAAGGACAATATATCCCTGGCATTCCTCCAGATCAAATTCCAGACCTAAATTCGTGTCTTTTGTATCAGCAATTCCAGGTCATTAACCGTTGCATTTCCAGAAAAAATCGTCGCATTGCAGCCACTGAATCGTTGGATTCGGTTGTCAGGCTAGCAAGTTCAAACAATGATGTTCTTGTTGATGAGGGCACTCTCCCTGCAACTCCCGTCTTGTACGCTAAAGTTAGCACAGGAGAATTAATTCTTCGGTTAGGAGTGGATAGACGATCTGATTTAACAATGCTGGAAACGGGTGAACCTATATACACGCCAGTGATGCAG GAAGAACCTTTGCTAACAGAAGATCTAATCAAAGAAACAGAGGAGCTGGTGCTCCGAACAGGGAG TCTTGGAGCTGGTTGCTCTCAACTCCTGTCTGACATGCAGGCTTTCAAG GCAGCAAACCCTGGGTGTATATTAGAAGATTTCATTAGATGGCATTCTCCTCCTGATTGGATGGAATATGATGCAAATGATGAAATTAATGAAACCCTTGATGCTAATGACTCATTGTCTGGAAGAGGCCAACTGAGTAGTCGAATGCAGAAAGAAG GCAACTTGTGGCGCGAACTATGGGAAACTGCGAAGCCACTGCCGGCTGTTAGACAAACTCCACTATTTGATGAGGATTTGGCTGT GGAAAGTATTCTGGATAACTTAGAGGATATATCGCCACATGAGCTTTTCAAGCAGCTGTTTATATCTCTT CTGGGATCAGGATTTGTAACTGCTGAAGCCACCCTTTCCAACAACTCAAATTTATCAAAGCTGTTCTGCGATTGTAAAGAATATGTCATTGTCACCTGTCAAAGAAGCAACTGGGTTGAGAAAATTGATGAGTTGTGCCAG GTCTACGAGACTGTAGAGACAATGGTACTCAGTCCAGATGAAGTCATAAGGATCACATTTCAACCTGAAGAACCTACTGCTGCGCCCGCAAATGAATTAAAAAGTCGATTCAAAAGGCTGAGTCTCATTTTTGGTAACAAGGATAAACCATCACCGCAAGGCCAAAAGAACCAGGAGGAGAGTCCGTTACGCCAACCATTCTCATCGATGTTTTCAAAGAAACCTCCCAAGCCTGGAAGTTCATCTCCAGCTGATAAACCTGTTACACCCGTTGAAAATGACTGGACAATTGTATAA
- the LOC132616975 gene encoding uncharacterized protein LOC132616975 isoform X2, with protein MRLQNYLILFPPINPSIISLSLNLFFPKKMEASFVSRAKTAFHSAAAKAEKVFTDIKKSDLINDPDLDKPLPATSTSEIITDDKDESNKDGKNSKWRPPPIKAKQDWQERFKNIRIGKRGTESTDKAESPQMAYAIFDENICFTSERELPDSKDSESGSATEESNLRDRDVIPPAAVMKQLAVAVEAGKRCITMKDFLASSRGSSPMERASLSLSAVKSLVLRDKDDKFAGEFGADDKVLALINLLLDAEGHFPGRKVDSANASSLPKDIHGAPPESFIVKLADVTGRMKSLRKMALLWCKIAAELRRLWSEGQYIPGIPPDQIPDLNSCLLYQQFQVINRCISRKNRRIAATESLDSVVRLASSNNDVLVDEGTLPATPVLYAKVSTGELILRLGVDRRSDLTMLETGEPIYTPVMQEEPLLTEDLIKETEELVLRTGSLGAGCSQLLSDMQAFKAANPGCILEDFIRWHSPPDWMEYDANDEINETLDANDSLSGRGQLSSRMQKEGNLWRELWETAKPLPAVRQTPLFDEDLAVESILDNLEDISPHELFKQLFISLLGSGFVTAEATLSNNSNLSKLFCDCKEYVIVTCQRSNWVEKIDELCQVYETVETMVLSPDEVIRITFQPEEPTAAPANELKSRFKRLSLIFGNKDKPSPQGQKNQEESPLRQPFSSMFSKKPPKPGSSSPADKPVTPVENDWTIV; from the exons ATGAGACTCCAAAATTATTTGATTTTATTCCCTCCAATAAATCCATCAatcatttctctctctctcaatttATTTTTTCCTAAGAAAATGGAGGCATCATTCGTATCTAGAGCAAAAACTGCCTTCCATTCAGCAGCTGCTAAAGCGGAGAAAGTTTTCACTGATATCAAAAAATCTGATCTCATCAACGATCCAG ATTTGGATAAACCATTGCCGGCGACGTCAACGAGTGAGATTATTACAGACGATAAAGACGAGTCTAATAAG GACGGAAAGAATTCAAAGTGGAGACCTCCACCAATAAAGGCAAAGCAGGACTGGCAGGAGAGGTTTAAGAACATAAGAATAGGCAAAAGAGGAACTGAGAGCACTGATAAAGCTGAAAGTCCACAAATGGCATATGCAATTTTTGATGAAAATATTTGCTTCACGAGTGAGAGAGAATTACCTGATTCAAAG GACTCTGAATCAGGTTCGGCAACGGAAGAGTCAAACCTTCGGGACAGAGATGTCATTCCTCCAGCCGCTGTCATGAAGCAATTAGCTGTAGCTGTTGA GGCTGGAAAGAGGTGTATTACAATGAAAGACTTCCTAGCTTCATCCAGAGGTTCCTCACCCATGGAGAGGGCTAGCTTAAGCTTATCAGCAGTGAAGTCATTAGTGCTACGTGATAAAGATGACAAATTTGCGGGTGAATTTGGTGCAGATGACAAAGTTTTGGCTCTTATCAATTTACTGCTAGATGCAG AAGGACATTTTCCTGGAAGGAAGGTAGATTCTGCGAATGCTTCATCTTTGCCTAAGGATATTCATGGTGCTCCTCCTGAGAGTTTTATCGTTAAGCTTGCTGATGTAACTGGACGTATGAAATCACTGCGGAAAATGGCATTATTATGGTGCAAAATTGCTGCAGAA TTGAGGAGGCTGTGGTCTGAAGGACAATATATCCCTGGCATTCCTCCAGATCAAATTCCAGACCTAAATTCGTGTCTTTTGTATCAGCAATTCCAGGTCATTAACCGTTGCATTTCCAGAAAAAATCGTCGCATTGCAGCCACTGAATCGTTGGATTCGGTTGTCAGGCTAGCAAGTTCAAACAATGATGTTCTTGTTGATGAGGGCACTCTCCCTGCAACTCCCGTCTTGTACGCTAAAGTTAGCACAGGAGAATTAATTCTTCGGTTAGGAGTGGATAGACGATCTGATTTAACAATGCTGGAAACGGGTGAACCTATATACACGCCAGTGATGCAG GAAGAACCTTTGCTAACAGAAGATCTAATCAAAGAAACAGAGGAGCTGGTGCTCCGAACAGGGAG TCTTGGAGCTGGTTGCTCTCAACTCCTGTCTGACATGCAGGCTTTCAAG GCAGCAAACCCTGGGTGTATATTAGAAGATTTCATTAGATGGCATTCTCCTCCTGATTGGATGGAATATGATGCAAATGATGAAATTAATGAAACCCTTGATGCTAATGACTCATTGTCTGGAAGAGGCCAACTGAGTAGTCGAATGCAGAAAGAAG GCAACTTGTGGCGCGAACTATGGGAAACTGCGAAGCCACTGCCGGCTGTTAGACAAACTCCACTATTTGATGAGGATTTGGCTGT GGAAAGTATTCTGGATAACTTAGAGGATATATCGCCACATGAGCTTTTCAAGCAGCTGTTTATATCTCTT CTGGGATCAGGATTTGTAACTGCTGAAGCCACCCTTTCCAACAACTCAAATTTATCAAAGCTGTTCTGCGATTGTAAAGAATATGTCATTGTCACCTGTCAAAGAAGCAACTGGGTTGAGAAAATTGATGAGTTGTGCCAG GTCTACGAGACTGTAGAGACAATGGTACTCAGTCCAGATGAAGTCATAAGGATCACATTTCAACCTGAAGAACCTACTGCTGCGCCCGCAAATGAATTAAAAAGTCGATTCAAAAGGCTGAGTCTCATTTTTGGTAACAAGGATAAACCATCACCGCAAGGCCAAAAGAACCAGGAGGAGAGTCCGTTACGCCAACCATTCTCATCGATGTTTTCAAAGAAACCTCCCAAGCCTGGAAGTTCATCTCCAGCTGATAAACCTGTTACACCCGTTGAAAATGACTGGACAATTGTATAA